The Cytobacillus oceanisediminis genomic interval TTTCCATATCTTTGAAGGATCTTACGGAACACGACTTTATTATCAGCACAGCCGGTTTTCAGACGAGAGACGATGTTTTAAATGCATTTCATCATGAAAATCTTACTCCAACTATTAAATATGAAATTGAGCGTTTAGAAACAGCCTGCAGCCTGGTTGAACACGACCTTGGAATTGCTATCCTTCCGGAAAGCTATGTTAAATATTACTCCAATCCAAATCTTGTGACCCGCTCTATTAATTCAGGGTTTCTCCAAAGGCCTGTTTATATTGCCTATTGGAAAAATCGAAATCTAACACCGGCAGTATTTCATTTAATAGAAGAAATACAGAGCCTTTTTGTTTGAAATTTACAATAAGGATTGACCTGATAAATTCTAACAATTTTAAATATTATATATACAACTTTTTAATAGGCAGCAACTTCCTTTTACAGGGAATACTGCAATTGTATAATACAGAGCTCTTACAATTACGCTGGTGTATGTTATTCAATCCACCCAGGCCACAAAAAAGTGTCTGCACTCTATCAGGGTACAGACACTTTCCTTACTTCTTTATTGATTATTAAAACCGCCCTTTATGCTCCTCAAATACCTTCTTCACTTTCTCCACTACCACTTTCGATCCGCCGCTGTTTTCCACGCCCTCCATCATCATCGCAATCAGGAGCTTTGGAGACTGCGGGTTGTAGGCAACAAACAGACCATTCTCCTGGCCTTTTTCATCCGCACTCTTCTTCAGCTCGGCAGTTCCGGTTTTCCCAGCCAGCGGGTAATCTTTCATGTAAGCTGTACGGCCGGTTCCGCTTGGATCCTGGATTACTTTAGCCATTGAGGCTGCAACCGTGTTTGCTGTTTCTTCGCTCATCACGCCTTCTTTCAGCACCTTTCCCTTTTCCTCTTCTTCCAGGAGAACAGGCTTGATCATGGAGCCTTTATTGATAAAAGGTGTATATGAAGCAGCAAGATGGACAATGCTCATTTCCACCTGGCCCTGGCCGTAGCCTGAATCAGCAAGAAGGATCTCTGTGTCCAGGCCGCCAATCTTGGATTGTTCAAGCGGGAATGCGTATGGAATTTCCTCTTCAAACGCGAATTTCTTGAGTCCAGCTGAAAACTTTTCTTTTCCCAGTTCAAGGGCCTGCTGGGCAAAATAGATATTATCCGAATACATCATCGCTTTTTCAAAATTGACCGGTCCGCCGGGGTCTTTAACACGAGTGACTTTATAGCCTCCCCATGAACTGTCCTTTTGCCATTGAAGGCCCTTAACATTAATCGTTTCATCAAGCGTTAGTGTTCCTTCTGTCAGTCCGATTGCGCCTGTCAGCGGCTTCATCACTGAACCTGGCGCATAGGTTTGCTTAAATCGTGTCAGAAGCGGCATGTCCTTATTGCCTTCAATTGCCTTCCACTCATCAGCAGTAAATCCAAGTGAAGCCTGGTTCGGGTCAAAGCTCGGGCTGCTGACGAGCGCCAGCGTATTTCCTGTAACCGGATCGATCGCTGCTGCGGTTCCCGGCTTTCCTCCCAGCTCTGTGTAAAGAGACTTCTGCAGGTTCATATCGATGGTAAGCTGAACATTTTCACCGTTCTCTACCGGTTTTTCAGAGAGGACCACTTCAGAGCCGTCTTTCTTCTTGATTCCAATTTTAATTCCATTTGAACCTTTCAAACGTCCCTCAAGGACCTGTTCAAGTCCTCTTTTTCCGATTATATCAGTGCTTGAATAGCCTTCACGCTCTTTCATTTCATCTGCTGTAATCTGTCCAACATAGCCAATTAGGTGAGCAGCCGACTCCCCCATCGGGTAGACTCTGCCTTTGACATCCTGCTTCAGGACGCCTTTTAGTGCGAACACTTTATCTAATGTTGTCCTATCATCTGGGGAAACCTTCTTAATTGGCACGAAGTAACCTGGCTGTACCCAGCTTGCATTCAAGCTTTTATTAATCTGGTCTTCTGACATTCCCAATGCTGCAGACAAACCTTTGATGGTCTGCTCCTTCTGATCACCCATCTGTTCAGGAACAACACCAATTTCATAAAGGGTGCCATTTAAGGCAAGCGGGTCACCTGTGCGGTCCACAATATCTCCGCGCTGTGCAGGTACAGTTGAATAACTGATTTTATCCTCTGGCCCCAGCTCCGGAAAAATATAAGTCGTATCCCAGACAACAAACCAATTGTCTTCCTCTTCCTTTTCTTCCTTCACCAGCTTGGCATCATGGGTAAACTCAATCTTGCCGGCTGCACTATCCATGCTTGCTGAAAAAGGAAAGCTCGCATTTTCTTCTTTTTTGTATTCCTTTTCCATATCCGGCTTGTATGTTACCTTCAGATTATCTATCTCTAAATCCTTATAAATCTTTTCATAACGGGCTGCGAAATCCTCTTTGCTGATTGACTGCTTCGCATCCTTCGACAGGAACTCATACATCTTTTCAAACTCCTGCTTGTTCCAGTGCTCCACATATTGCGAAAAGCGATCCTGCGGCTTTATCTCCTTATTGCACCCGCTCAAAGCGGCCAAAATCAGGACAGCAAAAACAAAAAACAGTACTTTTCTCATAACTCACCCTCCCAACCCTATCTTACCATTTAATTGAAGAATTTTCCTAGTGACAGATACCACCCGTATTTGCCGAATGTGAACTTTGCAAATTTGCATTGTACACTTTAGAATTATAAATCGCCTATCAAAATAAAAATGGATGCAAACGATATAGGTTCGCATCCTTCTAATAATTTAATTTAACCGAATTTTTTCAAAGCCAATTCAATATATAAACATACAAAAAGGCCATCCCCGTAACAGAGATAAAGTAAGCACCATTCCATCTGAATGCAACGGTCAGCCCGTTCTTTTGAACACATTGGCTGATGATGATATTCATGGCGTTTAGAGGTGAAATGGAAGAAGAGAGCATCCAGGTGAAAATGCACATAAATGCCACACTGACTACCGTAATATCAGGCATTTCCGCAAAATTGAGCGAGGTTAGGATCAGCGGAATGACAATAATTTGATGGACCCCGAGAAAGGCCATAAACGTAACAAACAGGATGATAAACAAAAATAAAATACCTATAGACTGCTGTGCCGACCAGTGCATGGACTGTTCCAGCAGCTGTTTTACAGGTGTATGTGATACAGCGTTGCCAAAAAGGCCCGCACTAAGAAAGAGGCAAATTTCCATTTTCTGTGCTAATATTTTGCTTTTATACAGGGAGACTTCTTCCTTTACAGCCTTTTTTTGATTCCGCAAGACTATCCAGCCTGCCGGCACAATGACACAGACCATGCTTACCAGCAAAAGCATTGATTTTTGGGATATCTGCTCCATGACAATCAGCAGGAGCACCAGGCCAAATACAAAGCCAGCCAGAGCATACAGATCCCTTTTTCTGCGTTTGTCATGCGCTGAGCTTTCCGCTTCTCTCTCAAGTGCAGCCGCCTCCGCCACAGCTCGAGCCGGACGGAATAGAATAATCCCCACAGCCATCTGCAAAATGGCAAAAAAGACACCAAATGCTACATATGAAAGATAAGTTATATCTAGATAAAACAAAACAATACCTACTGAAGCAAAAAATGGAGACCAAATAACAGCCGGTGTAAAGCCTATATAATACGACCTCGATAACAACTTCGATGGAATTTTGATATTTTCCACAAAGCCGTGTACAATCCTTAAGGCCCCCATGTTCAAGATGGGAGCCAATGTCATCATAAATGAGCTTATGCCATAAAAAGTATAGGCAGGGTTGTTTTTCAGTTCATTTAAATACGTAATAACTGTGTCAATGATTCCTTCTCTTCTTAAGGGAATGGACAGAAGCGGAGCTAAAATGAGAATGGAAAGCAGAGCCATATTCTGAGTTATTCCCTGGATCAGGAGCATGCCCCTATCTCCGACTGCATAATGAATGATAATCCCCGTAGAGAATAGTCCAAGTGTAAATATCCTGCCCTTCCTATCCAATAAAGGCATCATGGTGAAAAATACAGCTGCAGCCGCCATATTAAAAATGAAGCTAATGTACATATTGGGCACAAATGCCTCAAGAATATAAAGAAAACACATACTTAATACGAGAGAAAAACGTATCATAGGAACCCTTCTCTCTATTATTTTACTCCACTAGAAGGACTTTTAACTGCAGCAGGGACATGACTGCTTAAGAGATTAATAAATTCATTGCCAACCTGTTCAGTTGAAGCATTTCCACCCAGATCCGGAGTTAAGGAACTCTTATGGCGAAGCAGTTCTTTCATTGTTTTCAGAATGGCGCTTCCCCAGGCATGTTCCCCAAAATGATCCATCATCTGGCTGACGGACCAGATGGCGGCAAGAGGGTTGGCAAGTCCTTTCCCGGCAATGTCCGGTGCTGAGCCGTGAATAGGCTCAAACATGGATGGAAACGCTCTTTCAGGGTTGATGTTCGCTCCCGCAGCCAATCCGAGTCCTCCTGTAATCGCAGCGCCCAAATCAGTTAAAATATCCCCAAATAAATTGGAGGTAACGACAATCTCAAATCTTTCCGGCTGCTGAACAAAGTAGAGGCTTGCGGCATCCACCAAATAGGAATAAGTTTTGACATCGGGATATTCCTTTCCAACTTCACTAAATATTTCATCCCAGAATACCATGGAATAATTAAGTGCATTTG includes:
- a CDS encoding penicillin-binding transpeptidase domain-containing protein, which produces MRKVLFFVFAVLILAALSGCNKEIKPQDRFSQYVEHWNKQEFEKMYEFLSKDAKQSISKEDFAARYEKIYKDLEIDNLKVTYKPDMEKEYKKEENASFPFSASMDSAAGKIEFTHDAKLVKEEKEEEDNWFVVWDTTYIFPELGPEDKISYSTVPAQRGDIVDRTGDPLALNGTLYEIGVVPEQMGDQKEQTIKGLSAALGMSEDQINKSLNASWVQPGYFVPIKKVSPDDRTTLDKVFALKGVLKQDVKGRVYPMGESAAHLIGYVGQITADEMKEREGYSSTDIIGKRGLEQVLEGRLKGSNGIKIGIKKKDGSEVVLSEKPVENGENVQLTIDMNLQKSLYTELGGKPGTAAAIDPVTGNTLALVSSPSFDPNQASLGFTADEWKAIEGNKDMPLLTRFKQTYAPGSVMKPLTGAIGLTEGTLTLDETINVKGLQWQKDSSWGGYKVTRVKDPGGPVNFEKAMMYSDNIYFAQQALELGKEKFSAGLKKFAFEEEIPYAFPLEQSKIGGLDTEILLADSGYGQGQVEMSIVHLAASYTPFINKGSMIKPVLLEEEEKGKVLKEGVMSEETANTVAASMAKVIQDPSGTGRTAYMKDYPLAGKTGTAELKKSADEKGQENGLFVAYNPQSPKLLIAMMMEGVENSGGSKVVVEKVKKVFEEHKGRF